One region of Alosa sapidissima isolate fAloSap1 chromosome 1, fAloSap1.pri, whole genome shotgun sequence genomic DNA includes:
- the adra2c gene encoding alpha-2C adrenergic receptor isoform X1: MDFLNVSNDAENASITSPNSTRSQYSLATIYGLTGLVGFLILFTIVGNVLVVIAVLTSRALKPPQNLFLVSLASADILVATLIIPFSLANELMGYWFFGKVWCDIYLALDVLFCTSSIVHLCAISLDRYWSVTQAVEYNHKRTPQRVKAMIVVVWLISAVISFPPLISMDRDDNSGDALAPTCQLNDVTWYILYSSIGSFFAPCVIMILVYIRIYQVAKKRSRSMSEKRHEAEGEKGGGDGAELENGMGQRNLCRGNSTDKENGHCASPKPADEDLDLDLEDSSSSDEKSKKPHHHHHSSKQNPELSCKKEARASRKDSSSSKQSSRKSRASGKSLDLFSSRRKRRSTVSKKKISQAREKRFTFVLAVVMGVFVVCWFPFFFSYSLYGICREPCAIPETLFKFFFWIGYCNSSLNPVIYTIFNQDFRRAFQKILCKSWKRSF, translated from the coding sequence ATGGATTTTCTAAATGTATCCAATGATGCGGAAAATGCATCCATAACCAGTCCCAATTCCACAAGAAGCCAGTACTCCTTGGCCACTATCTACGGGCTGACAGGATTAGTGGGCTTTCTCATATTGTTTACAATTGTCGGCAACGTTTTGGTGGTAATCGCTGTGCTAACAAGCAGGGCGCTTAAACCTCCCCAGAACCTTTTCCTGGTGTCTCTGGCCAGTGCAGACATTCTGGTGGCAACATTAATCATACCATTCTCATTAGCCAACGAACTTATGGGCTATTGGTTTTTCGGGAAAGTTTGGTGTGACATTTATCTGGCACTAGACGTCCTCTTCTGCACCTCCTCAATTGTCCACTTGTGTGCCATCAGCCTGGACCGCTATTGGTCCGTCACACAGGCGGTGGAGTATAACCACAAACGGACACCCCAAAGGGTCAAGGCTATGATTGTGGTGGTGTGGCTGATCTCTGCTGTGATCTCTTTCCCGCCTCTTATCTCCATGGACCGCGATGATAACAGCGGGGATGCCCTGGCCCCCACATGCCAGCTGAACGACGTGACGTGGTACATTCTGTACTCCAGCATCGGCTCCTTCTTTGCGCCCTGTGTCATCATGATCCTGGTCTACATCCGCATCTACCAGGTGGCCAAGAAACGGAGCCGGAGCATGTCGGAGAAGCGGCACGAGGCCGAGGGGGAGAAAGGTGGTGGCGACGGGGCCGAGCTGGAGAATGGCATGGGCCAGCGCAACCTGTGTCGGGGCAACAGCACGGACAAGGAGAATGGCCACTGTGCCTCCCCGAAGCCCGCCGACGAGGACCTGGACTTGGACCTGGAGGACAGCAGCTCGTCTGACGAGAAAAGCAAAaagccacaccaccaccaccactccagcAAACAAAACCCTGAGCTGTCCTGCAAGAAGGAGGCGAGAGCCAGCCGCAAGGACAGCTCCAGCTCCAAGCAGTCCAGCCGCAAGTCCAGGGCCAGCGGCAAATCTCTGGACCTGTTCTCCTCGCGAAGGAAGAGAAGAAGCACCGTCTCCAAGAAGAAAATCTCCCAAGCCAGGGAGAAGCGCTTCACCTTTGTCCTGGCCGtggtcatgggtgtgtttgtggtctGCTGGTTCCCCTTCTTCTTCAGCTACAGCCTGTACGGCATCTGCCGAGAGCCCTGCGCCATCCCCGAGACCCTGTTCAAGTTCTTCTTTTGGATCGGCTACTGCAACAGTTCCCTTAACCCGGTGATCTACACCATCTTCAACCAGGACTTCCGGAGAGCCTTCCAGAAGATTCTGTGCAAGTCCTGGAAGAGGTCGTTCTGA
- the adra2c gene encoding alpha-2C adrenergic receptor isoform X2 has product MDFLNVSNDAENASITSPNSTRSQYSLATIYGLTGLVGFLILFTIVGNVLVVIAVLTSRALKPPQNLFLVSLASADILVATLIIPFSLANELMGYWFFGKVWCDIYLALDVLFCTSSIVHLCAISLDRYWSVTQAVEYNHKRTPQRVKAMIVVVWLISAVISFPPLISMDRDDNSGDALAPTCQLNDVTWYILYSSIGSFFAPCVIMILVYIRIYQVAKKRSRSMSEKRHEAEGENGMGQRNLCRGNSTDKENGHCASPKPADEDLDLDLEDSSSSDEKSKKPHHHHHSSKQNPELSCKKEARASRKDSSSSKQSSRKSRASGKSLDLFSSRRKRRSTVSKKKISQAREKRFTFVLAVVMGVFVVCWFPFFFSYSLYGICREPCAIPETLFKFFFWIGYCNSSLNPVIYTIFNQDFRRAFQKILCKSWKRSF; this is encoded by the exons ATGGATTTTCTAAATGTATCCAATGATGCGGAAAATGCATCCATAACCAGTCCCAATTCCACAAGAAGCCAGTACTCCTTGGCCACTATCTACGGGCTGACAGGATTAGTGGGCTTTCTCATATTGTTTACAATTGTCGGCAACGTTTTGGTGGTAATCGCTGTGCTAACAAGCAGGGCGCTTAAACCTCCCCAGAACCTTTTCCTGGTGTCTCTGGCCAGTGCAGACATTCTGGTGGCAACATTAATCATACCATTCTCATTAGCCAACGAACTTATGGGCTATTGGTTTTTCGGGAAAGTTTGGTGTGACATTTATCTGGCACTAGACGTCCTCTTCTGCACCTCCTCAATTGTCCACTTGTGTGCCATCAGCCTGGACCGCTATTGGTCCGTCACACAGGCGGTGGAGTATAACCACAAACGGACACCCCAAAGGGTCAAGGCTATGATTGTGGTGGTGTGGCTGATCTCTGCTGTGATCTCTTTCCCGCCTCTTATCTCCATGGACCGCGATGATAACAGCGGGGATGCCCTGGCCCCCACATGCCAGCTGAACGACGTGACGTGGTACATTCTGTACTCCAGCATCGGCTCCTTCTTTGCGCCCTGTGTCATCATGATCCTGGTCTACATCCGCATCTACCAGGTGGCCAAGAAACGGAGCCGGAGCATGTCGGAGAAGCGGCACGAGGCCGAGGG GGAGAATGGCATGGGCCAGCGCAACCTGTGTCGGGGCAACAGCACGGACAAGGAGAATGGCCACTGTGCCTCCCCGAAGCCCGCCGACGAGGACCTGGACTTGGACCTGGAGGACAGCAGCTCGTCTGACGAGAAAAGCAAAaagccacaccaccaccaccactccagcAAACAAAACCCTGAGCTGTCCTGCAAGAAGGAGGCGAGAGCCAGCCGCAAGGACAGCTCCAGCTCCAAGCAGTCCAGCCGCAAGTCCAGGGCCAGCGGCAAATCTCTGGACCTGTTCTCCTCGCGAAGGAAGAGAAGAAGCACCGTCTCCAAGAAGAAAATCTCCCAAGCCAGGGAGAAGCGCTTCACCTTTGTCCTGGCCGtggtcatgggtgtgtttgtggtctGCTGGTTCCCCTTCTTCTTCAGCTACAGCCTGTACGGCATCTGCCGAGAGCCCTGCGCCATCCCCGAGACCCTGTTCAAGTTCTTCTTTTGGATCGGCTACTGCAACAGTTCCCTTAACCCGGTGATCTACACCATCTTCAACCAGGACTTCCGGAGAGCCTTCCAGAAGATTCTGTGCAAGTCCTGGAAGAGGTCGTTCTGA